A single window of Candidatus Eremiobacterota bacterium DNA harbors:
- the fusA gene encoding elongation factor G produces the protein MELQKLRNIGIIAHIDAGKTTVTERILFYTGNIRTMGEVHDGEATMDFMKQEQERGITIASAAISCQWRDHRINLIDTPGHVDFMVEVERSLRVLDGVVAVFCAVNGVEPQSETVWNQAERHNVPRIAFVNKMDMAGADFSACVDTMAERLDARPVKFQVPLFRDDEFVGVVDLITAKAWLFAESGLEEAPIPPSSMEEFTGARGKLLEALAECDESLLEDYLSDREIDAGRLYKAARGAVLKTLITPVFCGAAYKNKGIEALLDAVVHYLPSPLDRGSVEGLSPEGEPIVRSASPGEPFSSLAFKIIHDPYVGQQTFVRIYSGTLRSGDHVFNSIKEKKERAGRILRIHAKERTDISEASAGDIVALIGMKYTTTGDTLCAPDGPVLLEKIRVPESVISLKATVSSRDERDKLMISLKKLSMEDPSMRFRTDEETREVIISGMGELHLEIAVDRLRTEFGVRAETGAPSISYRETITSAASSDMRYVKQSGGKGHYAHCVLRIEPNPGGGFEFGERVKGGAIPREYIPAIEKGVRDAIEEGVLARFPVVDVRCTLLDGSAHDVDSSEMAFRIAGSMAFKEAFRKAGPVLLEPMMKLEVNSPDEYLGDILGDISRRRGKIHAMRRFRKGSQKIEGLVPLREMFGYATMLRTQSSGRANFSMEFMSYARLPAETEEQILSEHRRRLEDVA, from the coding sequence ATGGAGCTACAGAAACTCAGGAACATAGGCATCATTGCCCATATTGACGCCGGCAAGACCACGGTGACAGAGAGAATCCTCTTTTACACGGGAAACATCAGGACCATGGGCGAGGTCCACGATGGCGAGGCGACCATGGACTTCATGAAGCAGGAGCAGGAGCGGGGGATCACCATCGCCTCGGCTGCTATCTCATGCCAATGGAGAGACCACCGGATTAACCTCATTGATACGCCGGGCCACGTGGACTTCATGGTGGAAGTGGAGCGCTCCCTCAGAGTCCTTGACGGCGTGGTGGCAGTCTTCTGCGCCGTGAACGGCGTCGAGCCCCAGTCGGAGACCGTGTGGAACCAGGCCGAGCGCCACAACGTCCCGCGGATAGCCTTCGTGAACAAGATGGATATGGCCGGCGCAGATTTTTCCGCATGTGTCGATACCATGGCGGAGCGCCTTGATGCAAGGCCGGTGAAATTCCAGGTCCCCCTTTTCCGTGATGATGAATTTGTCGGCGTGGTCGATCTCATCACTGCCAAAGCCTGGCTTTTCGCTGAAAGCGGACTCGAAGAGGCGCCCATCCCTCCCTCCTCCATGGAAGAGTTTACCGGAGCAAGGGGAAAGCTCCTGGAGGCCCTGGCGGAATGCGATGAGAGCCTTCTTGAAGATTACCTGAGCGACAGGGAGATTGACGCCGGAAGGCTCTATAAGGCGGCCCGCGGTGCTGTCCTGAAGACACTCATCACGCCGGTGTTCTGCGGCGCTGCCTATAAAAACAAGGGAATCGAGGCTCTCCTTGACGCCGTAGTCCATTATCTCCCTTCGCCGCTTGACAGGGGCTCCGTGGAAGGACTCTCTCCCGAAGGCGAGCCCATAGTGAGAAGTGCCTCGCCTGGCGAGCCCTTTTCCAGCCTTGCCTTCAAGATCATCCATGACCCGTACGTGGGACAGCAGACCTTCGTGAGGATCTATTCGGGGACCCTCAGGAGCGGGGATCATGTCTTCAACTCCATCAAGGAGAAAAAGGAGCGCGCAGGAAGAATCCTGCGCATTCACGCCAAGGAGCGGACCGATATCTCCGAGGCCTCGGCAGGCGATATCGTGGCCCTGATAGGGATGAAGTACACTACCACCGGCGACACGCTCTGTGCCCCCGATGGCCCCGTTCTCCTCGAAAAGATAAGAGTGCCGGAGTCGGTCATCAGTCTCAAGGCCACGGTGTCCTCACGCGATGAGCGCGACAAGCTCATGATCTCCCTCAAGAAGCTCTCCATGGAAGATCCCTCGATGCGCTTCCGCACTGACGAGGAGACGCGGGAGGTCATCATCTCCGGTATGGGGGAGCTTCACCTCGAGATAGCCGTTGACAGGCTCAGGACAGAGTTCGGCGTGAGGGCCGAGACAGGCGCCCCTTCCATCTCGTACCGTGAGACCATCACGAGTGCGGCTTCTTCCGACATGAGGTATGTGAAACAGTCGGGAGGGAAGGGCCACTATGCCCACTGCGTGCTCCGGATTGAGCCGAATCCCGGCGGAGGCTTCGAGTTCGGAGAGCGCGTCAAGGGCGGCGCCATCCCGCGCGAATACATTCCTGCCATAGAAAAAGGGGTGCGCGACGCCATCGAGGAAGGAGTGCTGGCCCGGTTCCCCGTGGTGGACGTGCGCTGCACGCTGCTGGACGGGTCTGCCCACGATGTTGACTCCTCGGAGATGGCCTTCAGGATTGCAGGATCCATGGCTTTCAAGGAGGCTTTCCGCAAAGCGGGCCCTGTGCTGCTTGAGCCGATGATGAAGCTTGAAGTCAACTCTCCTGACGAGTACCTGGGGGATATCCTGGGCGACATATCAAGGAGGCGCGGCAAGATACACGCCATGCGGCGCTTCAGGAAAGGCTCGCAGAAGATTGAGGGCCTGGTGCCCCTGAGGGAGATGTTCGGGTATGCCACGATGCTGCGCACCCAGTCGAGCGGGAGGGCCAACTTCTCGATGGAGTTCATGAGCTATGCGCGCCTCCCCGCTGAGACAGAGGAGCAGATCCTGAGCGAGCACAGGAGGCGCCTGGAAGACGTCGCTTGA
- a CDS encoding response regulator: MERILIVDDDEYMRSSLQIELESDGFEVSVAENGTQAIEMAKNSAFDLILCDVRMPGLSGIETISAIRDVQPGTRSIIITGYASHDTPIAALRLRVDDYLMKPFSGEELLRSIRSTLVRLRQSVSQSEGVARYRRNFLKLITGILFEGKVSHLIGHSERVAHLALQVGRSLGLSPVRLQNLYIAALLHDVGYFDLPAQLMEKKEFRPEDFDLVKNHPALARDLLEPFKELKEIATVISYHHERWDGTGYPSALGGDMIPLESRIIAVAEAYDSLVSDRPHRSRKAVKEALGRIESGSGSYFDPRIVKLLPSVIEVYEEKPFSPAASETDDRERRTSVLLNLADIQREQKNLDVAWEAYEKALELLEGSEAHELKARGELGKVQVLSGRGLHEEALRKARDLIEYAKSHALSFVRAQAALQAGYSAMVLGQYEGVEGEILSAREIFEVWESAYHMCEADFLLSNLHCLRGDDRSPGSIAAFNSFLQAILSRRFFDILQKYPDFSTVFVRRLIRHSIEHGLLIGEITALFRDQKRAPLSILEGLANDEDRAVRLRVLDILNEARGREARIPAAEGRKDSADEAPAEAPGAAPPVRIFFFGKFRVMAGETPVDEEAWVTRKAKSLFAYLVSRGGEEVSEERLMDIFWLKGGQKALHSLHNSVSVIRKILTPFLGPLAKNIVLHRKASYYFNSALGCQVDVADFEELFHRGRTFFEQNRWDEGLASLQNAERLYMGDFMEGSYDEWSDELRLALRNRYIELLTLLGKYFFRKGKHEVSIDYWKKLLACDNCCEDAYIGLMLCYVAMDRKNEAVRAYRQCARTLQAELDLPVPAKAAEIYLHLMEGQTVPLTM, translated from the coding sequence ATGGAGCGCATTCTCATCGTTGATGATGACGAGTACATGCGGAGTAGTCTGCAGATAGAGCTGGAATCCGACGGTTTTGAGGTCTCTGTCGCGGAAAACGGCACGCAGGCCATAGAGATGGCAAAAAACAGCGCCTTCGACCTCATTCTCTGCGATGTGCGGATGCCGGGGTTGAGCGGCATTGAAACCATCTCCGCCATCAGGGATGTGCAGCCGGGCACGCGGAGCATCATCATCACGGGCTATGCAAGCCATGATACTCCCATTGCAGCTCTCAGGCTCAGGGTTGATGACTATCTCATGAAGCCCTTTTCCGGCGAGGAGCTTCTCCGGAGCATACGCTCGACGCTGGTGAGACTCAGGCAGAGTGTCTCTCAAAGCGAGGGCGTGGCACGGTACCGGAGGAATTTCCTGAAGCTCATCACGGGGATTCTATTCGAAGGGAAGGTCTCCCACCTCATCGGGCATTCCGAGAGGGTGGCCCATCTCGCTCTTCAGGTCGGCAGGAGCCTGGGGCTTTCGCCGGTGCGCCTCCAGAACCTCTATATCGCGGCGCTCCTCCACGACGTGGGCTATTTTGATCTTCCCGCACAGCTCATGGAGAAGAAGGAGTTCAGGCCCGAGGATTTTGACCTTGTGAAGAACCACCCTGCCCTTGCCCGCGATCTCCTTGAGCCCTTCAAGGAGCTTAAGGAAATCGCCACGGTGATCTCATACCACCACGAGCGCTGGGATGGTACCGGCTATCCTTCGGCTCTCGGCGGCGACATGATTCCCCTCGAGTCGAGGATAATCGCCGTGGCGGAAGCTTATGACAGCCTTGTGAGCGACCGTCCCCACCGCTCAAGGAAGGCAGTGAAAGAAGCCCTCGGCCGGATTGAAAGCGGCAGCGGCTCATATTTCGATCCGCGGATTGTGAAGCTCCTTCCCTCGGTGATAGAAGTCTATGAGGAGAAGCCCTTTTCCCCTGCTGCCTCAGAAACTGATGACCGGGAAAGAAGAACGTCGGTGCTTCTCAACCTTGCCGACATCCAGAGGGAGCAGAAAAACCTCGATGTGGCCTGGGAAGCTTACGAAAAAGCCCTTGAGCTCCTCGAAGGAAGTGAAGCCCACGAGCTGAAAGCCCGCGGGGAGCTCGGCAAGGTGCAGGTCCTTTCAGGGAGGGGATTGCACGAAGAGGCTCTCCGGAAGGCCCGTGACCTGATAGAATATGCAAAAAGCCATGCGCTCTCTTTCGTGAGGGCCCAGGCCGCCCTTCAGGCAGGCTATTCAGCAATGGTGCTGGGGCAGTATGAAGGGGTGGAGGGAGAGATTCTCTCGGCGAGGGAGATCTTTGAAGTCTGGGAGTCGGCATATCATATGTGCGAGGCGGACTTTCTTCTCTCGAATCTTCACTGCCTCAGGGGAGATGACCGCTCACCAGGGTCAATCGCGGCCTTCAATTCTTTTCTCCAGGCGATCCTCTCGAGGCGCTTTTTTGACATCCTTCAGAAATACCCTGATTTTTCCACGGTTTTTGTCAGGAGGCTCATCAGGCACTCCATAGAACATGGGCTTCTCATCGGGGAGATCACGGCCCTTTTCAGGGACCAGAAAAGGGCGCCCCTTTCAATTCTCGAGGGACTTGCCAACGACGAGGACCGCGCCGTGAGGCTCCGGGTCCTTGATATTCTCAATGAGGCGAGGGGAAGGGAAGCCAGGATCCCCGCCGCCGAAGGCAGGAAGGACTCTGCCGATGAGGCTCCGGCCGAAGCACCCGGGGCGGCGCCTCCCGTCAGGATATTTTTCTTCGGCAAGTTCAGGGTAATGGCCGGTGAGACTCCTGTTGACGAGGAGGCGTGGGTCACCAGGAAGGCAAAGAGCCTTTTTGCCTATCTCGTGAGCCGCGGCGGCGAGGAGGTGAGCGAGGAGAGACTGATGGATATCTTCTGGCTCAAGGGGGGGCAGAAAGCCCTCCATTCCCTCCATAACAGCGTTTCTGTCATAAGAAAGATACTCACTCCCTTTCTGGGGCCACTGGCAAAGAATATCGTCCTTCACAGGAAAGCCAGCTATTATTTCAACAGCGCTCTGGGCTGCCAGGTGGACGTGGCGGATTTTGAAGAGCTCTTCCACAGGGGGAGGACTTTTTTTGAGCAGAACAGGTGGGACGAGGGCCTTGCGAGCCTGCAGAATGCCGAGCGGCTCTATATGGGTGATTTCATGGAGGGCTCTTATGATGAATGGAGCGACGAGCTCCGCCTGGCCCTGAGGAACCGTTATATCGAGCTTCTCACGCTCCTGGGCAAGTATTTCTTCAGGAAGGGCAAGCACGAGGTGAGTATCGACTATTGGAAAAAGCTCCTTGCCTGTGACAACTGCTGCGAAGATGCCTATATCGGCCTCATGCTCTGCTATGTGGCCATGGACAGGAAGAATGAGGCGGTAAGAGCATACCGCCAGTGCGCCAGGACCCTCCAGGCGGAGCTGGACCTCCCTGTGCCTGCAAAGGCTGCCGAGATTTACCTCCACCTCATGGAGGGGCAGACGGTGCCCCTCACGATGTGA
- a CDS encoding NlpC/P60 family protein, whose amino-acid sequence MGNVNLTAIRIVINGAVNAPLPAPVMQPALQFNQRQGAGCEGQGSAGLEPYNLMRELADFGGPGGPAGMNPSMTGNQQAMMAPLLQMMMQMLQQMMQMLQQCGMGGGQGMGCPGAGGGQGCAPGESGGFGGPQASGMSDPSSQGTSGLADTAARWGGRSFKPGQTKRCADFVSTMIEQSGMAPRGFNHPTSCDQLQKFGAPVGRSELRPGDVVFFGNTYRRGKYTHTGIYLGNGQFVHRPTANKPVRIDNISDRYYASRFSGGRRLQ is encoded by the coding sequence ATGGGAAACGTGAACCTCACAGCCATAAGGATTGTCATAAACGGCGCGGTGAATGCCCCGCTCCCCGCCCCTGTGATGCAGCCGGCATTACAGTTCAACCAGCGGCAGGGCGCAGGGTGTGAAGGCCAGGGAAGCGCCGGCCTGGAGCCCTATAACCTCATGCGGGAGCTTGCCGATTTTGGCGGCCCCGGCGGCCCTGCCGGAATGAATCCTTCTATGACGGGGAATCAGCAGGCCATGATGGCACCGCTTCTCCAGATGATGATGCAGATGCTGCAGCAGATGATGCAGATGCTGCAGCAATGCGGCATGGGCGGCGGCCAGGGAATGGGCTGCCCTGGAGCAGGAGGGGGGCAGGGATGTGCCCCGGGAGAGTCCGGTGGATTCGGTGGTCCCCAGGCTTCGGGAATGAGCGATCCTTCCAGCCAGGGTACGTCAGGCCTCGCGGACACTGCGGCACGCTGGGGCGGAAGAAGCTTCAAGCCGGGGCAGACCAAACGCTGCGCTGATTTCGTAAGCACCATGATAGAGCAGTCAGGGATGGCGCCAAGAGGATTCAACCACCCCACGAGCTGCGATCAGCTCCAGAAGTTTGGAGCGCCCGTGGGGAGGTCGGAGTTGAGGCCAGGCGACGTGGTCTTTTTCGGGAACACCTACCGGCGCGGAAAGTACACCCACACGGGCATCTACCTGGGGAACGGGCAGTTCGTGCACCGCCCCACTGCCAATAAGCCTGTGAGAATAGACAACATAAGCGACCGCTACTATGCGAGCCGTTTCTCCGGGGGGCGGCGCCTCCAGTGA
- a CDS encoding PadR family transcriptional regulator encodes MGRRQCRARNEGRHCSCEMGNLYRYAEPIILLSLATLGEAHGYVIARESQKHAVTHGGLDVAVVYRTLQRLEAAGRIDSSWDMEGTGPARHIYRLTESGWEHLAEWSALLSDIALSLKRLQSGCAAACRGRAERGA; translated from the coding sequence ATGGGCAGGCGCCAGTGCAGGGCAAGAAATGAAGGCCGTCACTGTTCGTGCGAGATGGGGAACCTTTACCGGTATGCCGAGCCCATCATACTTCTCTCGCTGGCTACGCTGGGTGAAGCTCATGGATATGTCATCGCGAGGGAGTCACAGAAGCATGCGGTGACCCATGGCGGTCTGGATGTGGCGGTAGTGTACAGGACGCTCCAGAGGCTTGAGGCCGCCGGCAGGATAGATTCGTCATGGGATATGGAGGGTACGGGCCCGGCACGGCATATCTACCGGCTCACCGAGTCAGGGTGGGAGCACCTTGCCGAGTGGAGCGCCCTTCTTTCAGATATTGCCCTCTCACTGAAAAGGTTACAGTCAGGCTGTGCTGCTGCCTGCCGGGGCCGGGCCGAGAGAGGTGCCTGA
- a CDS encoding NifB/NifX family molybdenum-iron cluster-binding protein: MKIALPTAGHEVDSHFGHCEQFTIFTIDEKKVITGEENLVPPPGCGCKSELVPHLVERGVKVMLAGNMGEGARMILERHGISVVRGLSGDVRHVTEAWLQGKAEDSGLGCGGHNHHGCGHHHTPEHN, translated from the coding sequence ATGAAAATAGCACTTCCCACTGCAGGACACGAGGTGGACAGCCATTTCGGCCACTGCGAGCAATTCACCATTTTCACTATTGACGAAAAGAAAGTCATCACGGGCGAGGAGAATCTTGTTCCCCCGCCGGGGTGCGGCTGCAAGAGCGAGCTTGTGCCTCATCTTGTCGAAAGGGGCGTTAAAGTCATGCTGGCAGGCAACATGGGAGAAGGAGCCCGCATGATCCTCGAGCGCCATGGGATCAGCGTGGTGCGGGGTCTCTCAGGCGACGTGCGCCATGTGACGGAAGCCTGGCTCCAGGGCAAGGCCGAGGATTCCGGTCTCGGATGTGGCGGCCATAATCACCATGGCTGCGGCCATCATCATACGCCAGAGCATAACTGA
- a CDS encoding tetratricopeptide repeat protein produces the protein MKHRGIVLALLLLVLVNFIAFSPSLGNGFINWDDEFLVTENPLIRDLSLKNITALFTPMAGQHYIPMILLSFSVEHHFFGLNPFYYHLTNVILHLINIVLVFFLIWLLDGRVLTAFLAAMLFGIHPLRVESVAWVSERKDLLYGLFFLASLIWYVLWLKEQKGIWYALSLVFFLFSLLSKTMSVTLPFLLLLLDYLFQRKIGRKTLVEKIPYLVLAGALAALLVHSLYSGSAVKEKMVFNAAHNMLLAGYLLLFYLGKIMLPLGLSPVYPYHESIEQILPPHCGLYFAISLSATVLILIAAGRSRRLVFGWLFFLITIFPVLQLVPTLGRELTADRNTYIPSIGIIYLACEGLTWLYATAAPRGRALRAALTIAVLAVICLFGSMTWHMCAVWKNGLTLWSEVVRCYPRSFIGHHFRGTWHVNQGNLDEALKDFDNAVAVAPANPEPFLARGKVYVMKGDSARALADFNEAITLRPDFAEAYFERGNLLSRQGEGEKALEDFSRIIAIAPRRPEGYCIRGDCLRSLARHDEALVDYGKALELDPSFPAALKSRGNLFYGRGEYDRALSDYEKAIALGKDEAEVHFNCGNICLAGGRPEKALSHYSAVIKLEPESAIAFTRRGDAWRAAGDAEAALTDYARALALDPRRAEAYNGRGTVHGARKNYRPAIDDFSKALELNPRLADAFRNRAITYFQVGDFTRAHEDIAAFIKLGGKADPRLLRDIESNLKKSRPTLEAPPGKHGP, from the coding sequence ATGAAACACCGCGGAATAGTGCTCGCCCTTCTGCTCCTCGTCCTTGTGAACTTCATCGCCTTTTCGCCGTCGCTGGGCAACGGGTTCATCAACTGGGACGACGAGTTCCTTGTCACCGAGAACCCCCTCATCAGGGATCTCTCCCTGAAAAACATCACCGCCCTCTTCACTCCCATGGCAGGGCAGCACTACATCCCCATGATCCTTCTCTCTTTCTCTGTTGAGCATCATTTTTTCGGGCTGAATCCCTTTTATTACCATCTCACGAACGTGATCCTGCACCTGATCAACATCGTGCTCGTCTTTTTCCTGATCTGGCTGCTCGACGGCAGAGTCCTCACGGCTTTCCTTGCCGCCATGCTCTTCGGCATCCATCCCCTCCGCGTCGAGTCGGTAGCCTGGGTCTCGGAGAGAAAGGACCTCCTTTACGGCCTGTTTTTCCTGGCCTCCCTGATCTGGTACGTCCTCTGGCTGAAGGAGCAGAAAGGGATCTGGTATGCCCTCTCGCTGGTATTTTTTCTTTTCTCCCTTCTTTCCAAGACCATGAGCGTCACGCTCCCTTTCCTGCTGCTGCTGCTGGATTACCTGTTCCAGAGAAAGATCGGGAGAAAAACCCTTGTGGAGAAAATCCCCTACCTCGTGCTGGCAGGGGCCCTGGCGGCACTTCTGGTCCATTCCCTCTATTCCGGCAGTGCGGTGAAGGAGAAAATGGTCTTTAACGCGGCCCATAATATGCTGCTTGCCGGCTACCTTCTGCTTTTCTATCTCGGGAAGATCATGCTCCCCCTGGGGCTCTCCCCCGTGTATCCCTATCATGAAAGCATAGAGCAGATTCTTCCCCCTCACTGCGGCCTTTATTTCGCCATCTCATTGTCAGCCACCGTGCTGATCCTCATCGCGGCGGGACGTTCCAGGCGCCTGGTCTTCGGGTGGCTCTTTTTCCTCATCACCATCTTTCCCGTCCTCCAGCTCGTGCCCACCCTGGGCCGCGAGCTCACGGCCGACAGGAATACCTATATCCCCTCAATCGGGATTATCTACCTTGCATGCGAGGGCCTTACATGGCTTTATGCCACCGCAGCTCCACGGGGCAGAGCCCTCAGGGCGGCCCTTACGATTGCGGTACTCGCGGTGATTTGCCTCTTCGGATCCATGACCTGGCACATGTGCGCGGTCTGGAAGAACGGCCTCACCCTCTGGTCCGAAGTGGTGCGCTGCTATCCCCGGAGCTTCATAGGCCATCACTTCCGCGGTACCTGGCATGTGAACCAGGGGAACCTCGATGAGGCGCTGAAAGATTTCGATAATGCCGTGGCGGTGGCACCTGCCAACCCTGAGCCGTTCCTTGCCCGCGGGAAGGTATACGTGATGAAGGGAGACAGCGCCAGGGCCCTCGCGGACTTCAATGAGGCAATAACGCTCAGGCCGGATTTCGCCGAGGCATATTTCGAGAGGGGGAATCTCCTCTCACGGCAGGGAGAAGGGGAAAAGGCCCTGGAGGACTTCAGCAGGATCATCGCCATTGCCCCCCGCAGGCCCGAGGGATACTGCATCCGGGGCGACTGCCTGAGAAGCCTGGCGAGGCATGATGAAGCCCTCGTCGATTACGGGAAAGCCCTTGAGCTTGACCCGTCATTCCCTGCAGCCCTCAAGAGCCGCGGGAATCTCTTCTATGGGAGGGGCGAATATGACAGGGCCCTCTCTGACTACGAAAAGGCCATAGCCTTGGGAAAAGATGAAGCGGAGGTGCATTTCAACTGCGGGAATATCTGCCTTGCAGGAGGCAGGCCTGAAAAAGCTCTCAGCCACTATTCCGCCGTGATAAAACTGGAACCGGAGTCCGCCATTGCCTTTACAAGGCGCGGTGATGCGTGGAGAGCGGCAGGCGACGCCGAAGCTGCCCTTACAGACTATGCGAGGGCCCTCGCACTTGATCCCCGTAGGGCCGAGGCATACAACGGCAGGGGTACAGTCCATGGCGCCCGGAAGAACTATCGCCCGGCTATCGATGACTTCAGCAAAGCCCTGGAGCTCAATCCCCGCCTGGCCGATGCCTTCAGGAACCGCGCCATCACCTATTTCCAGGTCGGGGATTTTACGCGGGCCCATGAGGATATCGCCGCATTCATAAAGCTTGGCGGCAAGGCGGACCCCCGTCTCCTCAGAGACATTGAAAGCAACCTGAAGAAAAGCCGCCCTACTTTGGAGGCACCACCAGGTAAACATGGCCCGTGA